In Silene latifolia isolate original U9 population chromosome X, ASM4854445v1, whole genome shotgun sequence, the following proteins share a genomic window:
- the LOC141620752 gene encoding uncharacterized protein LOC141620752: MTKWESTKNVAKIRSLLGLAGYYRRFVKDFSKVARPITVLMRKETRFRWDESYETAFQTLKEHLTTTPILALPEESENLKVYTNVSKNGLDCVLMQNWKDEMSKMGIHIILKGDAIGDLTIEPDLYDDIKRKQELDHKIQDDADLKSLIMTEAHCTPYSVHLGGDKLYMDLKKTFWWSNMKNDVAECVAKCLTCKRVKGEKRRPQGKIQSLEVPEWK; encoded by the exons ATGACTAAGTGGGAATCAACGAAGAATGTTGCTAAGATTCGGAGTTTGttgggtttagctggctactacaggaggttcgtgaaagacttctcTAAGGTCGCAAGACCTATAACAGTGTTGAtgcggaaagagaccagatttcgttgggatgagagttatgaAACGGcattccaaaccttaaaggagcatttgacAACAACACCCATCTTAGCTCTACCTGAGGAAAGTGAGAACTTAAAAGTATACACCAATgtttcaaagaatggtttggattgtgtgttgatgcagaattgGAAA GATGAGATGTCTAAGATGGGGATCCATATCATTCTGAAGGGGGATGCTATCGGGGACTTGACTATCGAACCTGATTTGTATGATGACATAAAGAGAAAACAAGAACTTGATCacaagattcaaga TGACGCGGACTTGAAAAGTTTAatcatgacggaggctcattgcacaccttATTCAGTTCATctgggtggtgacaagctttacatggatctaaagaaaacgttttggtggtcTAACATGAAGAACGATGTGGCTGAGTGTGTGGCTAAGTGTTTAACTTGTAAAAGAGTAAAGGGTGAAAAAcgcagaccacaaggtaagattcagtcacttgaggtgccAGAGTGGAAATga